A window from Leguminivora glycinivorella isolate SPB_JAAS2020 chromosome 16, LegGlyc_1.1, whole genome shotgun sequence encodes these proteins:
- the LOC125234781 gene encoding GTP-binding protein Rit2: protein MAEAAAGTSRGLRVYKIVVLGDGGVGKSAVTLQFVSHSFLDYHDPTIEDSYQQQAVIDGEPALLDILDTAGQVEFTAMREQYMRCGEGFVLCYSVTDRRSFRAAAEYRRLLAQARPTERLPLVLVGNKLDLAPRCRQVTTEEGSALATQLGCPFFETSAALRHFVDDAFHALVREIRRLERQRQSSLMGTGISTGGGRRRWRRLRSIFALVFRRRRRDP, encoded by the exons ATGGCCGAGGCGGCGGCGGGCACGTCGCGCGGGCTCCGCGTCTACAAGATCGTGGTGCTGGGCGACGGCGGCGTGGGCAAGTCCGCCGTCACTCTGCAGTTCGTAAGCCACAGCTTCCTGGACTACCACGACCCCACTATAG AGGATTCATATCAGCAGCAAGCTGTTATTGACGGGGAGCCAGCCTTGTTGGACATTTTGGACACAGCGGGACAG GTGGAATTCACAGCGATGCGGGAGCAGTACATGCGGTGTGGTGAAGGCTTTGTGCTTTGCTACTCTGTAACAGACCGGCGGTCCTTTAGGGCTGCAGCCGAGTACCGCCGGCTGCTTGCACAGGCCCGTCCTACAGAGCGCCTGCCCCTTGTGCTTGTTGGGAATAAGCTAGACTTGGCTCCAAGGTGTAGACAG GTGACAACTGAAGAAGGCTCAGCTTTGGCCACACAGCTTGGATGTCCATTCTTTGAGACGTCGGCCGCGCTGAGGCATTTCGTCGATGATGCGTTTCACGCGCTCGTGCGTGAGATACGGCGGCTGGAGCGACAGAGACAG TCCTCACTAATGGGCACCGGCATATCGACGGGCGGCGGCCGCCGGCGCTGGCGGCGCCTGCGCAGCATCTTCGCGCTCGTGTTCCGCCGCAGGCGCCGCGACCCCTGA
- the LOC125234696 gene encoding WD repeat-containing protein 91, translating into MAHIQFVDELVKEYLLYRGFTSTVKAFDNDLKTDKDKGFRVDKIVDQILHFINVSDLNGLKEYWSHLDSLVFSKLEIHVQPAVRKLEYSLYKLYLVTAAQGTGGVKNERVTEFFAKMLPELQGQNEWRDWFMLPYIQKPEENPTFSLFFTRAWQDSVLVSLHNLLATVFQCMPQPTLTSYESDVAMVKRLQDELAALKGKIHQPIDKISPSGHQSRLAQYSRLSGPLPLVDDFCAVPSEQLDSGAREAKGLRGLIRHMGGSPGAPRSAARSQSQN; encoded by the exons ATGGCGCACATACAATTCGTTGACGAACTCGTCAAAGAATATTTACTATACAGAGGATTTACATCCACTGTAAAAGCTTTCGACAATGACTTGAAAACTGATAAAGACAAAGGTTTTAGGGTGGACAAGATTGTGGatcaaatcttacattttataaaCGTTTCTGATCTCAACGGCTTAAAGGAATACTGGTCGCACCTAGACAGTTTGGTTTTTTCGAAATTAGAGATACATGTTCAACCag CTGTGAGGAAATTAGAATACAGTCTCTACAAGCTGTATTTAGTGACGGCCGCACAAGGAACGGGCGGTGTGAAGAATGAACGAGTGACAGAGTTCTTTGCAAAGATGCTGCCGGAGTTACAGGGACAGAATGAGTGGAGGGATTGGTTCA TGCTCCCATACATCCAGAAACCAGAAGAGAACCCAACATTCAGCCTGTTCTTCACCCGAGCCTGGCAGGACAGCGTGCTAGTGTCGCTCCACAATCTGCTAGCCACCGTGTTCCAGTGCATGCCGCAGCCAACGCTCACGAGTTACGAGAGTGATGTGGCTATGGTGAAGAGGTTGCAGGATGAGCTGGCTGCTCTTAAAGGAAAG ATCCATCAACCAATAGACAAGATCTCACCCAGCGGACACCAATCCCGACTAGCGCAATACTCTCGTCTCAGCGGCCCCCTGCCGTTGGTTGACGACTTCTGTGCGGTGCCGTCCGAGCAGCTAGACAGTGGCGCCCGAGAGGCTAAAGGGCTGCGAGGTCTGATTCGACACATGGGCGGCAGCCCCGGGGCGCCCAGGAGCGCTGCCAGGAGTCAGAGCCAGAATTAA
- the LOC125234897 gene encoding protein ATP6V1FNB-like — protein MTYQFYCDAEIRSKRRIRNWYYDNLVRVLEQAKENQARDMDLSITMAKQLKAILDEPRAKPIEVPPHDVIPQDEADMMKPVEPEVLDILYGSSEKYADQRYLKARNKKSPEDKYYFRVVSSWDYGWQQKSSRVPAKDCHHGRCALLRETFYRKNNPTPDPPTYALPVGGEFSICTQYSCYAG, from the exons ATGACCTACCAATTTTATTGCGACGCCGAGATCCGCTCGAAGCGTCGAATTCGGAACTGGTACTACGACAACTTGGTGAGAGTGCTGGAGCAGGCCAAGGAAAACCAGGCCCGGGATATGGACTTGTCTATAACCATGGCCAAGCAACTTAAAGCG ATCTTGGATGAACCCCGCGCCAAACCTATAGAAGTACCCCCTCACGACGTGATCCCGCAGGACGAGGCTGATATGATGAAGCCCGTGGAACCAGAAGTGCTGGACATATTGTACGGCAGCTCCGAGAAGTATGCGGACCAGAGATACCTCAAAGCCAGGAATAAGAAGTCACCAGAAGACAA ATATTACTTCCGCGTGGTATCAAGCTGGGACTACGGCTGGCAGCAGAAATCGAGTCGTGTGCCAGCGAAGGACTGCCACCACGGCCGCTGTGCGCTCCTCAGGGAAACGTTCTACAGAAAGAACAATCCTACCCCGGACCCGCCCACCTACGCCTTACCTGTAGGAGGAGAGTTCTCAATATGCACGCAGTACTCATGCTACGCTGGCTAG